The sequence TTCTGTCCACAAGTCGCCTTaatgtctgctgaggcatggcagcCTTCGGGTCATTGAGgctctggggtacagagttacaagCCTCTACATTGGACTCAGCTGATCCAGCTGGTTTTCTATGCGATTCAGGTCTGAAACAAGTGCCCTCTCCTGCTGTTGCCATTTGCCTTACTGTCTTCTAAGGTTGAATTATGAGCCTCTACATGTCAACTAAACTGACCTCATAATTtctctatgggattcaggtctgaagAAAgtgcagccactccatgtgaggtcccccagtctccagcagcagctccatgtaaggtcccccagtctccagcagcagctccatgtgaggtcccccagtctccagcagcagctccatgtaaggtcccccagtctccagcagcagctccatgtgaggtcccccagtctccagcagccgctccatgtgaggtcccccagtctccagcagcagctccatgtgaggtcccccagtctccagcagcagctccatgggaggtcccccagtctccagcagcagctccatgtgaggtcccccagtctccagcagcagctccatgtgaggtcccccagtctccagcagcagctccatgggaggtcccccagtctccagcagcagctccatgtgaggtcccccagtctccagcagcagctccatgtgaggtcccccagtctagcAGAGGTTGTTCATGCAGAGACAATAACTGGATTACTTATGGACTTTTCCatgtaccattcacaaagtgcAGAGAAGATCTGTatagactagacacacctgccctgtacactgtaacaccaccactaaacACACCTGCCCCACACAGTGTAACGCCACCACTGCTAGgcacacctgccccatacactataccaccaccaccaccagacacacctgcACTGTACACTGGACCACCACCAAAGGCAGCTGTGTCTGATGCATAGCTCTCTCCTTCTAAGCTGGACAAGGGACCAGTGGGCCTTGGTGCTGTTCACTGATGAAAAGTAAACCGCACCAAGGCCCACTGGTCCCTTGTCCAGCTTAGAAGGAGAGAGCTATGCATCAGACACAGCTGCCTTTGGTGGTGGTCCAGTGTACAGTgcaggtgtgtctggtggtggtggtggtggtatagtgtatggggcaggtgtgcCTAGCAGTGGTGGCGTTACACTGTGTGGGGCAGGTGTgtttagtggtggtgttacagtgcacagggcaggtgtgtctagtccatacagatcttctctgCACTTTGTGAATGGTAAATGGAAAAGTCCATAAGTAATCCAGTTATTGTCTCTGCATGAACAACCTCTgctagactgggggacctcacatggagctgctgctggagactgggggacctcacatggagcggctgctggagactgggggacctcacatggagcggctgctggagactgggggacctcacatggagcggctgctggagactgggggacctcacatggagctgctgctggagactgggggacctcacatggagctgctgctggagactgggggacctcacatggagctgctgctggagactgggggacctcacatggagctgctgctggagactgggggacctccacATGGAGTGGTCGCACTTTcttcagacctgaatcccatagagaAATTATGAGGTCAGTTTAGTTGACATGTAGAGGCTCATAATTCAACCTCAGAAGACAGTAAGGCAAATGGCAACAGCAGGAGAGGTCAcagtcaagctgtaattgatgctcaacaTGACAAGTTACTGAGACATTTGTTGTTGGAGTATACCCACCACTGATGTTggattttgtttcaataaatagttTGAGATGAGGAAGTAATCTCAGAAGGGCACAGACATTTTCTATTCTGTAGAACCCACCAAACTGATATTTATGTTAGTTCAGAAAAAAACTTTGATTGATTAATCAAAAATTGATTAACCCATATAAATGGTGCCTAGTTCCTGCTCTCAGTGCTGGTTTTTCCCCGATCACCATCCTGGCTCGGAACACTGTGAGCAGGCccgccgccccccagtgtgaccatatcctctccccctctgtgacacagatCCATTAATtgtaatggagcagtgtcacagagaggaggaggttttgTCGCACTGGGGGGCGGCGGGCCTGCTCACAGTGTTCCGAGCCAGGATGGTGATCGGGGAAAAACCAGCACTGAGAGCAGGAACTGGGTGCCATTTTAAAAAGAAGGACCACAATCCGGCGCAAAGCgctaaagttaaaaaaacaaattagCAATGTACCTTAATGGTacattagatttaaaaaaaaaaaaaaaaaaaaaaaaaaaaaaaaaaacggaactaCACAATAAGTCCAGTGAACTACATAGAAATAAAAGACACTTCTTATAAAGCCATTTTTCTCTGCTTCACTTTGGAGAATCTGCCAACCACCTTGTCTTTATCAATTTCAATATCTCTCTCAATACTGAGCAACGTTAAATTAGACAGTCTGGCCTCATGCATACATGTACGCAGACGTGTTTTAATAAGTTTCAGGCGGCTGAAACTTCTCTCCGCTTTTGCGCTACTAACAGGAATAGTTAAATAAATGCGGTAAAGTATACTTAAATTTGGAAAGGCTCGATGCATGTCATTGGCAATGAGAAATGGTAAAATTTGTTCAGTGGACACCATCTCCTTCTCTATTGACAGCTCACTGTACATATCACACAATGTAAGGAACTCTGCTAACACTACCTCTGGTTCTGTGCACACATCCCCTGAATAAAAACGGGCAAGCTTGATCACTTTATCAGTAACATCTGATTCATGAAAGTATTTGCTATTAAGTGGACAGAACAATTTGGCAATTTCTCTAAAGTCTGAAAAACGGTGCTCAAACTGTTCTACAAAAACAtctattatataataaaatacttCCGTTCTGAAGCGAGCACGGCTATCCACAATTGGCTCATCTTCTGCATTTTCATCAAAAAATCTTTTCCTCTTACGAACCTTTCCCTCATGATATGAAGTAGTGTGGTTACACTTGGTAGCCAAGTCCATAGCTGCATTTTCTATGGCTGCAAAAGCCTCATCTGATCGCAGCTCTCTGATTTGTGTCATGCATGCATCAATTAGATGTACAGCTGTATTAATGTCCAATGACTCTTTCTGTAGGTAGTTCGAAAGGACATATGTTTTACTTAATAGTGTATTCCAAAAAACTAGCATTAGCTTGAATTCATAAGTGGTTAGTTTTGCTACCAGACCATCTGCTTCAGCAGCAGTTTTTGGGGTGGAGGCATTGTGTGTCTTAATACGGCATAAAGCCTCAACGATAGCAGGTAGGCTTTTAATTACTGCTTCAGTTGCCTGCTTCCTGGAAGCCCATCGTGTATCGGAGAGCCTCTTTAATGTTAATACTGTCCCTTCCAGGATTTTATTTTGTTCCTCCTCCAGAATTCTGTATCTAGGTAAGCTGGATGTTAGAAATAGGTACAGAGTTTCAAGTgtaccaaaaaaatttttaacactGCATAATGCACACACAGCATCAATTAGAACTAAATTTAAATTGTGTGCACAACAATGAACATAAAATGCTTTTTCAGAGCACTGTTGCTTCACTCTAGCTTGCAACCCCATTAAGTGGCCTGACATTGTCCTTGCCCCATCATAGGCTTGCCCTCTCATTAGACTTAGATTCAGGCCAAGTTCTTTGGCGAGTATGTTAATTAATATATCATAGAATGACTCAGCACAGCCATCTGCAAGTTTTTCAAATTTAACAAAACGCTCAGTGATATTACCTGCTTCTGTAACATATCTTAACGATAAGGAGAACTGGTCTATCCTTGTTACATCAATTGTGGAATCAACAATTACAGAAAAGAAATTTGCTGATTTCACTTCATTTATGATAGTGCTTAAAGCTTCACATGCAAGTGCAGAAATCAGCTCATTTTGGGATTCTGAGCTTAGATATCTTACATGGCTTCCTGGATTTTTCAGATGATGTTCTAGAACACAGTCATACTGCCCTAGCAATTTAAGCAGCTCCAAAAAATTCCCTTCATTGACATTTGGGTCACCCAAGCCAGAATGTTCCCTGTGACCCCGGAATGCAAGACCTTGTTTTGCTAAAAAAAGAGTTACATCTATAAGCCTGTGAAGAATTTTTCTGTTATTCTCTATCTTCTCCCTCTCACCTCTAATGAGCCCTGCAATGACAGTGCTGTCCTTACTTATGCGGTATTTAGTCAAAAGAAATGTTTTCTCAGATTCTCGGTGCGTATTACACCTTTCGTGTTGTTCTATTTTTTCAAGACCTTTTTTAAAGTTAAAGAACCCCATGTCTGGGTCTGCCCAGACTCTAACTTTTTCATTTCTCAGACAAAACAGCCAGCAGCAGAAACAGTAGAGACGATTACTTTTTGGAGAGTAAATTAACCACTGGCGAATAACTGTGCACGAGTCTCCCACTTTACGATTGTACCAAGATGGATTGAATCGCCTTTTTTCTAAATTATAGGGAAAATCATCATAGTGATCATTCAAACCTGGCTGACATGGTCCATGTTCCAATAGAACTCTTACTATGTCAGTAGTAAGAGTATTGTTTATGAAAAGACATGGATCAGTAGGGTAAGGCTCCTCAGTGTTTAATGTGAATATGCCATCAGGACCAGATGCACTGCTGCTAAGACCTGGATTGCCATCAAGCTCATCAGTCTGATTAGTAGGACTGTTAGGTGTGTTTAAACTAGCAATTGGATTGCTTAAGTCGGCTATGTCTTTATCACTACTACAGTTATCATGTTGTTGGCTTTCTTGTGAGTGCTCCAGGGGAACCTGGGTGTTGTCATGCACTATTGTAGTTGTGTCTTCTAGGTTAGACACTAACAGGCTGCCTGACTGATTTTCATGAGACacatcattatttttttctgaagGTGCAGGTGGTTggcttacaaaaaaaaactttgtcaAAGGAGTACAAGAATTAAGTTGCCTTTTCTTTTGCTCTCTTTCTTTGCGCTTCAGGGCACCCGACTTGTATTTTTTATCCATGGTTTCTAGCCTAAAAAGAAAATTGAGGAACTCAGTGAGAAAACTctctctcccagtttcccagattcttactttctctctctctctcaatgaCAAGTTCTGATTATATGACAGGTTTACACTAATCTAATATGAACATAACTTTAATGTCTGTATTACAGCCACAAGTTCAAACCCAACCACAGGTCTGATGATCCAAATTCACATATGCCAATATGGGTGATCAGACAAGCAGTTGGGCTGGCCCAGCTGGGACAGTAAAAATTGTATGTGGAGGATTATCAGCTAGGGCATTTATCTGTACTGCATATTAGTGGTGTCCGTGGAGTGGAATTAGTGCATTTTTTCCACTAGAATAGCACCCATCTAAGGGCACTCCTTACCTTTATCAAGTGCTGTCATCTCTTAATCAGTGCAGAACCAGTGCAAGTTTGGGTCAGGGTACTGTCTCTCAACGAAACCTGATAATAAAGATATGAATATTCTGTCAGTTTGCTTTGAAATTATTTAATTATgaagacaataaaataaaaaacaaaatacgTCATTGTCTAGTAAGATATGGAGCATATAAAAACAAGGAGGATAACCAGGAAGATATCCCTTAAAAATCTATGTCTTACGGCCCGCCCCATACAATACTGACgtgttatgctatgttcacaaacagtaaaataaaagcaagatCTGGCCctaaaattgttataaaaagacAACTGTATTTTAAATGTAATACTGCACTACATTAAAGTCTAGAACATACGTCTgtggaaacattaaaaaaaaaatgtgtttaaaatattTTCACAAACTGATAttttcctatagactttaatgcagcatattttactgtaattttactgtgagtgtgaatctagccttactgCCAATAACTTTAGACAAGTCTGGAGTAGAGACATGAAGCCTGTATCAGAGCACTTTACTCCCTGGTTTCACCCAGCCATATCTTATGATCACAGTGATTGAGACCTGGTGTGATTTTTTTGTGTAAAActtcttttattaaattttacaaAGTACAGTAAGTaaatgggtatgttcacatcgaGTAAATTAGGTGCAATTCCGCAGCAGAACTGGCAGGAGGAATTCCGCTACGGAAAGTtatgctgcggaattccgcctaatttactcagtgtgaacataccctaggaAAAAATTGCAAGCATAGAAAAAATAAGTGGACTAAATAAGTATCAAAGTGATAAACTGTCAAATGATTTTTAGCATTTCacgttttattttactgtaactCTTCATTCTCCAAGTAAAATTCCTTATACCAGTGCTTTACAATTAATAATATTGCAAGCTAGgctatgtaatgtagttctacaTTTCATGTTCCTATTATGATGTTACTCACAGACTGTAAGAGTAATGGTTCAATTCACAGGTGCATCCAGTAACTTGCAAAAGACTTGCTGTGGCGTCTTTCTGGCTTACTCTATTCTTCCAAGCTTGAAATGTGGTAGGCATGGATGGGTGGCTAGTATGACAGGTTCCCCTCAAATCTCTAATtaaaactgaaagaaaaaaaattctaaggctAGGTTCTTACAACTTAAAATTAAGGGCAAAATCGTATTTGGATAAGTACGgcctaaaataatgatcatgttctttatttccatccatatttattatacagtgtgaacatggcctatggtaaaactgacatgttggccCAGATTGTAGTAACAGCATTATCAATGTGCCTGAAACTCACAATATCTGTTTTTTTCCCACAGCAACAGATTTATCATTTAACAAGCTCTGGTAAGATGAGTCCTAACCtctgattagttgctgtgggaAAAACTAGACAGTGGGTCAACACTAGtatgagacaatagcagctccctgatcAAAGGTCACAGAATATGCACAATAATGTTTCTTAGGATTCTtgtcaatgggacaggtcctgtctattggcAGGCTATGTTCATGGGGCTTGCTGTGAAATATGTCACTAAAAGCTAGTAAAAAAAGTTTAGGGAAGATTGTTTTATTTGACAGTAACATCCCTTATATCGGTGCCTCCTACATATCCATATTTAATTATTTGTTCTTTTTAtgttacttaaaggacaactcccacaaaattttttttttgctcatttaacacacattacaaagttatataactttgtaatgtggttaaatacctggcctggcccccttcccccactttcggacccccgaccccccacccctgaagttaaggaatgtatacattacctattacgatcgtcacggtcctcttctccggggcggcatctggtgacgacgacgtcagagccgaggggcggtccgggtcttcttcctcctcggcgtcttcatgcaaagtgaatggggatgaaaaggctgctggtgcacatgcgcaccagcagccttttcattggctggagcgcatcacatggcttccagcttgctcagccctgattggctgagcttgctggaagccatgtgatgcgctccagccaatgaaaaggctgcctgtgcgcaagcgcactggcagcctttttccatcccctggacccggaattcggagacatcgctggatggccgacggcggcgacggagaggcggacggcgggcgaatcgagtggcgatcgtcgccggagagatggtgagtatgttgtctgtgtgtgtctgtgtttttttttttttggaggtcccgcgggagttgtcctttaaagactgTAAGAGTTATGGTTTATTTCACAGATGCATCTAGTACCTTACGATACACTTTTTTCTGGCTTACTCTACTTTCTCAGCTGGAAATGTGGATTTCATGCATGTATAGATAGCATAACAGGTTCTCTTGGGACCTCTAGTttgaactgtaaaaaaaacaaaaaaaaaattattattttccctataaacTGACCCATAAAGGTATATACCAATGGTACAAAGGCTCTGCACAACATATAAGTGACTACAGTGCAGATAAATACAGTGACTTACATGGGGTGTCTTCTCATtggagtcgctcactatcccaatgtcatggatgtatgggcagtataacaggttcacctgagatctgtagtttaaactgtaaaaaaaaacaaaaaaacattattttccctataaacTGACCCATAAAGGTATATACCAATGGTACAAAGGCTCTGCACAACATATAAGTGACTACAGCGCAGATAAATACAGTGACTTACATGGGGTGTCTTCTCATCAaagtcgctcactatcccaatgtcatggatgtatgggcagtataacagtataacaggttcacctgagatctgtagttaaaactgtaaaaaaaaaacaaaaaaacattattttccctataaacTGACCCATAAACCGTACAGGTATATACCAATGGTACAAAGGCTCTGCACAACATATAAGTGACTACAGCGCAGATAAATACAGTGACTTACAtggggtgtcttctcatcggagtcgctcactatcccaatgtcatggatgtatgggcagtataacaggttcacctgagatctgtagttaaaactgttaaaaaaaagttaaatccattatgcaaagactattattctccctatacactgactcacccatataccatagaggtagatcatttgcattctgcctaagacaggtgcatcactcgcagggaggtaccgcaggctcaatcactagctaactagggcagccactacaggctgctgcaccctgctctctgtgatctgaatcacagctttctgatttaaacatacttgtcccttatctcGTAGGAGACTGGGGGGGTCGGACCTCTGCACCCAttccccccaggatctccagatcagcccccagctcctctatgaagctgccagagagaactgggccaagTAGGGTTGAATCAGAAAACCCCTGGGATGGGAAAGCTCAGTGGACAGTGCACTATATATGACTGGAGGCCCCTTCAGCTTAGTTGcgagtcctgctccccctgttttccacatgtccaggtccccctttccctgttttccacatgtcccacactgttttccacatgtccagcccccccccctgtttccacatgtccatcccccaccccccatttccacatgtccagctccccctgtgtccacatgtccagcccccccccccgtttccacatgtccagctccccctgtgtccacatgtccagccccccctgttttccacatgtccagctccccctgtgtccacatgtccagccccccctgttttccacatgtccagctccccctgtgtccacatgtccagccccccctgttttccacatgtccagctccccctgtgtccacatgtccagccccccctgttttccacttgtccagccccccctgttttccatatgtccagccccccctgttttccacatgtccagccccccctgtgtccacatgtccagctccccctgtgtccacatgtccagctccccctgtgtccacatgtccagctccccctgtgtccacatgtccagctccccctgtgtccacatgtccagctccccctgtgtccacatgtccagctccccctgtgtccacatgtccagccccccctgtgtccacatgtccagccccccctgttttccacatgtccagctccccgtgtccacatgtccagctccccctgtgtccacatgtccagttcctgtccacatgtccagctccccctgtttccacatgtccagctcctgtccacatgtccagctccccctgtgtccacatgtccagcccccctgttttccacatgtccagctccccctgttttccacatgtccagctccccctgtgtccacatgtccagctccccctgtgtccacatgtccagctccccctgtgtccacatgtccagctccccctgtgtccacatgtccagctccccctgtgtccacatgtccagctccccctgtgtccacatgtccagcccccccgtgtccacatgtccagctccccccgtgtccacatgtccagcttcccctgtgtccacatgtccagctcctgtccacatgtccagctccccctgtgtccacatgtccagccccccctgttttccacatgtccagctccccctgtgtccacatgtcaagccccccctgttttccacatgtccagctccccctgtgtccacatgtccagctccccctgtgtccacatgtccagctccccctgtgtccacatgtccagctccccctcagtccacatgtccagctccccctgtgtccacatgtccagctccccctgtgtccacatgtccagctccccctcagtccacatgtccagctccccctcagtccacatgtccagctccccctcagtccacatgtccagctccccctcagtccacatgtccagctccccctcagtccacatgtccagctccccctcagtccacatgtccagctccccctcagtccacatgtccagctccccctgtgtcctcatgtccaactccccctgtgtccacatgtccagctccccctgtgtccacatcgGCCTGTTTACCAGCTGGGTTGTCGGTGTGCTGCAGCAGTTATTAGGCGGCCGCCCGGCACTGAGTCCTGgagcgcgggagacggaacagcGCGGCGCCAGCGGTGATTGGcaggtgggcgggccagggcggcgcacgcaccagcagcggtgcgctgaggccgtacgcagcggattaagatggcggcggccgggggagcttaagatggcggcggccggggagCTTAATATGGcgggcggctgagtgggcccctgccagagtgggggcggccgccccccctgccccccgtcaAATTTCGCCCCCGTCAGCCTGAGGCCGTACGCAGCGGATTAAAATGGCGGCGGCCGGGGAGCTTAAGATGGcgggcggctgagtgggcccctgccagagtgggcccgggggcggccgccccccctgccccccgtcaaatttcgctactgggcAGCAcgactcttagtgaatccggccagccgGGCACCCGAATCTGTACCCGgcgtacaaaatctacacctgcctccagcaggtgtagattgtgatcatgatttacgcctgctcgcaggcgtaaatcatgataaatgaggtgggagtctgcaaagtacaatttgtggtGCAAAAAACAAGAGGgggtatttatcaaacatggtgtaaagtgaaactggctcagttgcccctcagtttccatttttcattcctcacagactctttggaaaatgaaaggtggaatctgattgagccagtttcaccttacaccatttataaatctccccgaaggtctgtaggtaaaaaaatgtaagggctatggccttttaaacacggagaggaaaaaatgaaagcgcaaaaattaaGATTAGCCCTGTCTGGAAGGGGTTAATCTGCCATATAGTAAAGCTCTTTGGAGCTGCtgattatcagtggagcaggCTGACCAGGGACAGTGCTCCAAGCGGCCTTACTACATGCCAGATTAGAATGTAAATTGCACGGAAACGTTACtgatcctcagcaccccatgcgcaataaggagctatcagcaggttggatactgatagtttccctttaagggagggAGGATCACACGGCAGCACTGTGGACATCCAGCAGTAGGTTCACTGTTATATATTTATCCAAGAAACAACTGGCAGGAGTTTAACGAGTGGTGAGAGATAAAAAGAAAATTTCATTTACCCTTGAGGAGCAGTGTGGATCATCCTCAACAGGAAGACTGGCTCAGCTTCCAAATAGTACATGCAAAGCCCAACCCCCTCTAAAAATTTTTTACAAtaactatctatgtatctatctatctatctatctatctatctatctatcgctatatatactgtacagtaaacgtTTTTTAGGCTATCGATATTGAAGTATTGAGATCTATTTTAACAGTGCTTTCCCCCATGATCAGCATTGAGATCAGCTCTAAACACTCTAAAACTTTTCATGACCTTTTAAAGCACATAGAGTTATTAGAAATCATCGTTTAGTAGTGAGTTATTCTTGTACGGAACATcttctctctgctcattctgtgcTCTAGGGAAAGCTACTCTCTGGGGATCTCAGGGAAATGTCTCTATGTTCTGTCTTCTCTCTGTCAGCCAGGCTTTATAATCCAGGAAGGCAGATTCACTCTAACATCATTATCGTTTATCTAGAGTAAAGATGAGCCAAActacagtaagggtatgttcacattgagtaaaacaggcagaattccgcgtccgaacatgtcacttctttgagcggagagcggcggctgtggaggagcgcgtgctctcccatagacaggctatgggacactgaggcaggcgggattccgcggcggaactttCGCGGCGGAATTACGCCAGTTTTCCTCAGTGAACATACCTTAAGTTTGCGttcaccataggctgtatccatatattcTAGGCAGTCCTAgcgctgcatccatcttctccagccaccagattCCAAATGCAGAGTGATCAGGGTTTCACGAACCCAAAATTACTGTAGTTTTAGTCATCTATAATAcagagcattaaaggagaagtccagcgatttcTTAAAGCCGTCAgcctgcaggggaggggggaaattcaTTACAGGTAggaacttacctttccctgtTCCCACAGTGATCAGCTGGAGTAGCTGCGGGATCCATTTTCCACCAAGCTGTGATGATgttacaacttgggggaaaatgtctGTCCCGGCTAATGGACAGTGACTGAAGTGGCGTCCTGctccagtcaatcactggctgagtggccagtccattagccgggtCATGATGTGGATACCCCAAAGAGCCATGA is a genomic window of Dendropsophus ebraccatus isolate aDenEbr1 chromosome 4, aDenEbr1.pat, whole genome shotgun sequence containing:
- the LOC138788793 gene encoding zinc finger MYM-type protein 1-like, with the protein product MDKKYKSGALKRKEREQKKRQLNSCTPLTKFFFVSQPPAPSEKNNDVSHENQSGSLLVSNLEDTTTIVHDNTQVPLEHSQESQQHDNCSSDKDIADLSNPIASLNTPNSPTNQTDELDGNPGLSSSASGPDGIFTLNTEEPYPTDPCLFINNTLTTDIVRVLLEHGPCQPGLNDHYDDFPYNLEKRRFNPSWYNRKVGDSCTVIRQWLIYSPKSNRLYCFCCWLFCLRNEKVRVWADPDMGFFNFKKGLEKIEQHERCNTHRESEKTFLLTKYRISKDSTVIAGLIRGEREKIENNRKILHRLIDVTLFLAKQGLAFRGHREHSGLGDPNVNEGNFLELLKLLGQYDCVLEHHLKNPGSHVRYLSSESQNELISALACEALSTIINEVKSANFFSVIVDSTIDVTRIDQFSLSLRYVTEAGNITERFVKFEKLADGCAESFYDILINILAKELGLNLSLMRGQAYDGARTMSGHLMGLQARVKQQCSEKAFYVHCCAHNLNLVLIDAVCALCSVKNFFGTLETLYLFLTSSLPRYRILEEEQNKILEGTVLTLKRLSDTRWASRKQATEAVIKSLPAIVEALCRIKTHNASTPKTAAEADGLVAKLTTYEFKLMLVFWNTLLSKTYVLSNYLQKESLDINTAVHLIDACMTQIRELRSDEAFAAIENAAMDLATKCNHTTSYHEGKVRKRKRFFDENAEDEPIVDSRARFRTEVFYYIIDVFVEQFEHRFSDFREIAKLFCPLNSKYFHESDVTDKVIKLARFYSGDVCTEPEVVLAEFLTLCDMYSELSIEKEMVSTEQILPFLIANDMHRAFPNLSILYRIYLTIPVSSAKAERSFSRLKLIKTRLRTCMHEARLSNLTLLSIERDIEIDKDKVVGRFSKVKQRKMAL